From a single Couchioplanes caeruleus genomic region:
- the sucD gene encoding succinate--CoA ligase subunit alpha, which yields MAIWLTKGSKVIVQGMTGSEGSKHTRRMLAAGTNVVGGVNPRKAGTTVDFDGTSLPVFASVGEAMKETGADVSVIFVPPAFTKAAVLEAIDAEIPLAVVITEGVPVQDSAAFWAHNIAQGQKTRIIGPNCPGIASPGASNAGIIPADITPAGRIGLVSKSGTLTYQLMYELRDFGFSTCVGIGGDPIIGTTHIDALKAFQDDPETDAIVMIGEIGGDAEERAAEFIKANVTKPVIGYIAGFTAPPGKTMGHAGAIISGSAGTADAKKAALEAAGVKVGKTPSETARLMREVMS from the coding sequence ATGGCTATCTGGCTCACCAAGGGCTCCAAGGTCATCGTCCAGGGCATGACCGGCTCCGAGGGTTCGAAGCACACCCGCCGCATGCTCGCCGCGGGCACCAACGTGGTCGGCGGCGTGAACCCGCGCAAGGCCGGCACGACGGTGGACTTCGACGGCACCTCGCTGCCGGTGTTCGCCTCCGTCGGCGAGGCCATGAAGGAGACCGGCGCGGACGTGTCGGTGATCTTCGTCCCGCCGGCGTTCACCAAGGCCGCCGTGCTCGAGGCCATCGACGCGGAGATCCCGCTCGCCGTGGTGATCACCGAGGGCGTACCGGTGCAGGACTCCGCGGCGTTCTGGGCGCACAACATCGCCCAGGGGCAGAAGACCCGCATCATCGGCCCGAACTGCCCCGGCATCGCGTCGCCCGGCGCGTCCAATGCGGGCATCATCCCGGCCGACATCACCCCGGCGGGCCGCATCGGCCTGGTGTCCAAGAGCGGCACGCTGACCTACCAGCTCATGTACGAGCTGCGCGACTTCGGCTTCTCGACGTGCGTGGGCATCGGCGGCGACCCGATCATCGGCACCACCCACATCGACGCGCTCAAGGCGTTCCAGGACGACCCGGAGACCGACGCGATCGTGATGATCGGTGAGATCGGCGGTGACGCCGAGGAGCGCGCGGCCGAGTTCATCAAGGCGAACGTGACCAAGCCGGTCATCGGCTACATCGCCGGCTTCACCGCGCCGCCCGGCAAGACCATGGGCCACGCGGGCGCGATCATCTCCGGCTCGGCCGGCACGGCGGACGCCAAGAAGGCGGCCCTCGAGGCCGCCGGCGTCAAGGTCGGCAAGACGCCGAGCGAGACCGCGCGCCTCATGCGCGAGGTCATGAGCTGA
- the purH gene encoding bifunctional phosphoribosylaminoimidazolecarboxamide formyltransferase/IMP cyclohydrolase: MSDGRRPIKRALLSVYDKSGLVELAQALHAAGVQIVSTGSTASTVEGAGVPVTRVEELTGFPECLDGRVKTLHPKVHAGLLADLRLPAHEQQLAELEVQPFDLLVSNLYPFTQTVASGASVDECVEQIDIGGPAMVRAAAKNHPSVAVVTSVSAYPLVLEAVKDGGFTLTQRKLLAARAFADIAEYDVAVANWCATTLAASEWPEFTGLALKRENALRYGENPHQQAALYVDPNAPAGLAQAQQLHGKEMSYNNYVDADAAWRSANDFTDPCVAIIKHANPCGIAIGADVAEAHRKAHACDPVSAFGGVIAVNREVTLELAQQLDGIFTEVIVAPSYAPDALAVFQEKKNLRVLVAPAWNPPSAEVKQIGGGVLVQVSDRIDAEGDDPANWTLATGPAASPEDLRDLAFAWRAVRSVKSNAILLAHDGATVGVGMGQVNRVDSAHLAVNRAGADRAKGSVAASDAFFPFPDGLEVLIAAGVKAVVQPGGSIRDNLVIEAAEKAGLTVYLTGTRHFYH; encoded by the coding sequence ATGAGCGACGGTCGCCGCCCGATCAAGCGGGCGCTGCTGAGCGTGTACGACAAGTCGGGCCTCGTGGAGCTCGCCCAGGCCCTGCACGCCGCCGGGGTGCAGATCGTCTCGACCGGTTCCACCGCGTCGACCGTCGAGGGCGCCGGCGTGCCGGTGACCCGTGTCGAGGAGCTCACCGGCTTTCCGGAGTGCCTCGACGGCCGGGTGAAGACGCTGCACCCGAAGGTGCACGCGGGCCTGCTCGCCGACCTGCGGCTGCCGGCGCACGAGCAGCAGCTGGCCGAGCTGGAGGTCCAGCCGTTCGACCTGCTCGTCAGCAACCTGTACCCGTTCACGCAGACGGTCGCGTCGGGCGCGAGCGTGGACGAGTGTGTCGAGCAGATCGACATCGGCGGCCCCGCGATGGTCCGGGCGGCGGCGAAGAACCACCCCTCCGTCGCGGTGGTCACGTCCGTGTCGGCGTACCCGCTGGTCCTGGAGGCCGTGAAGGACGGCGGTTTCACGCTGACGCAGCGCAAGCTGCTCGCCGCTCGCGCCTTCGCCGACATCGCCGAGTACGACGTCGCCGTGGCCAACTGGTGTGCCACGACCCTCGCCGCGTCCGAGTGGCCGGAGTTCACCGGGCTGGCGCTCAAGCGGGAGAACGCGCTGCGCTACGGCGAGAACCCGCACCAGCAGGCCGCCCTTTACGTGGACCCGAACGCGCCGGCCGGTCTCGCTCAGGCGCAGCAGTTGCACGGCAAGGAGATGTCGTACAACAACTACGTCGACGCGGATGCCGCGTGGCGCAGCGCCAACGACTTCACCGACCCCTGCGTCGCGATCATCAAGCACGCCAACCCGTGCGGCATCGCGATCGGCGCGGACGTGGCCGAGGCGCACCGCAAGGCGCACGCGTGCGACCCCGTGTCGGCGTTCGGCGGGGTCATCGCGGTCAACCGGGAGGTGACGCTCGAGCTCGCTCAGCAGCTCGACGGCATCTTCACCGAGGTCATCGTCGCGCCGTCGTACGCACCGGACGCGCTGGCGGTCTTCCAGGAGAAGAAGAACCTGCGCGTGCTGGTCGCGCCGGCCTGGAACCCGCCGTCCGCCGAGGTGAAGCAGATCGGCGGCGGCGTGCTGGTGCAGGTGTCCGACCGGATCGACGCGGAGGGCGACGACCCGGCCAACTGGACGCTCGCCACCGGCCCGGCGGCCTCGCCGGAGGACCTGCGTGACCTGGCCTTCGCCTGGCGCGCTGTCCGCTCGGTGAAGAGCAACGCGATCCTGCTCGCCCACGACGGCGCCACGGTCGGCGTCGGCATGGGCCAGGTCAACCGCGTCGACTCGGCCCACCTGGCGGTCAACCGCGCCGGCGCGGACCGGGCGAAGGGCAGCGTGGCGGCCTCGGACGCGTTCTTCCCGTTCCCCGACGGCCTCGAGGTGCTGATCGCGGCCGGCGTGAAGGCCGTGGTCCAGCCCGGCGGTTCGATCCGGGACAACCTGGTGATCGAGGCGGCGGAGAAGGCGGGCCTGACCGTCTACCTCACCGGTACGCGGCACTTCTACCACTGA
- a CDS encoding cell division protein PerM, with product MPTTPDRPDGRPAGSGDPVEAAEATDDAARGPRTDPGAPSGPASSGPASSGPARSGAARSGPASSGASRSGAAAPLRGDDADDDDFAIARETVSIGVRPATPGPAGGGGTGGPAGGGGSARDGSASAGSGAGGEHATVGIDPRNRPTVRVDPRNHQTVKLPGQRRPAEYRSRRAPLPVAAAFATLWAALLSYVPVAAVIGLARTLEGQGGLGGAAHAGLAGWLLGHGVPIGTSIGPLGLAPLLLTLLAGWRLNRAGLHVTRAIGARRSGSPRAALLVAATIGIAYGILGTLAALVVDGRGTAVSPGRAALHLFLAGLVFSLIGSLRSTEALVVVARRMPPPLRHGLRTGVVAALLILAAGAAFAGLSVAIGGGQAADMIGAYRTGVAGQAGITLVSLAYGANGVVWAAAYLLGPGFLLGTDSAVRLTELTVGPLPTLPLLAGLPNGPMGASGAALLAVPVLAAMAAGWLLTRRLMGVHHVVDGHLVDGRHPSQPGEPAPVEPAWHLVLASAAIAGPVAGLVLGILSWLSGGPLGSGRMAEIGPVPWQVGFIATVVVGVSACIGAAAGRAFRAPVHHK from the coding sequence ATGCCGACCACACCCGACCGTCCCGACGGTCGACCCGCCGGCTCGGGGGACCCCGTCGAGGCCGCCGAGGCCACCGACGACGCTGCCCGCGGCCCGCGAACCGACCCCGGCGCGCCGTCGGGCCCGGCGAGTTCCGGCCCGGCGAGTTCCGGCCCGGCCCGTTCTGGGGCGGCCCGTTCCGGCCCGGCCAGTTCCGGGGCGTCGCGGTCCGGGGCCGCTGCGCCGCTGCGTGGGGACGACGCTGACGACGACGACTTCGCCATCGCCCGGGAGACCGTCTCGATCGGCGTCCGGCCCGCCACGCCCGGTCCTGCCGGCGGGGGCGGGACGGGCGGTCCTGCCGGCGGGGGTGGCTCGGCCAGGGACGGTTCGGCGTCCGCCGGTTCCGGGGCGGGGGGCGAGCACGCCACCGTCGGGATCGATCCGCGGAACCGGCCCACGGTCCGCGTCGACCCGCGTAATCACCAGACGGTCAAGCTTCCCGGTCAGCGCCGCCCCGCCGAGTACAGAAGCCGGCGGGCACCCCTCCCGGTCGCCGCGGCGTTCGCGACCTTGTGGGCCGCGCTGCTGTCGTACGTGCCCGTGGCGGCGGTCATCGGGCTCGCCCGCACACTCGAGGGGCAGGGCGGGCTCGGCGGCGCCGCCCATGCCGGGCTTGCCGGGTGGCTGCTCGGGCACGGCGTACCGATCGGCACGTCCATCGGCCCGCTCGGCCTCGCGCCGCTGCTGCTGACGCTGCTCGCCGGGTGGCGGCTCAACCGCGCCGGGCTGCACGTCACCCGTGCCATCGGGGCCCGGCGCAGCGGTTCGCCGCGGGCCGCGCTGCTGGTCGCGGCCACGATCGGGATCGCGTACGGAATCCTCGGCACGCTGGCGGCCCTCGTGGTCGACGGCCGCGGCACCGCGGTGAGCCCCGGCCGCGCCGCGCTCCACCTCTTCCTGGCCGGGCTGGTCTTCTCCCTCATCGGCTCCCTGCGCAGCACGGAAGCCCTCGTCGTCGTCGCCCGCCGCATGCCGCCGCCGCTGCGGCACGGCCTGCGTACCGGCGTCGTCGCGGCCCTGCTGATCCTCGCCGCCGGGGCCGCGTTCGCCGGCCTGTCGGTCGCGATCGGCGGGGGCCAGGCGGCCGACATGATCGGCGCGTACCGCACCGGGGTGGCGGGGCAGGCGGGCATCACCCTGGTCAGCCTGGCGTACGGGGCCAACGGCGTGGTGTGGGCGGCGGCGTACCTGCTCGGCCCGGGATTCCTGCTCGGCACCGACTCCGCCGTACGCCTGACCGAGCTGACCGTCGGCCCCCTGCCGACACTGCCGCTGCTGGCGGGCCTGCCCAACGGCCCGATGGGCGCGAGCGGCGCTGCCCTGCTCGCGGTACCGGTCCTCGCGGCGATGGCCGCGGGCTGGCTGCTGACCCGACGGCTGATGGGCGTCCATCACGTGGTGGACGGGCACCTGGTCGACGGCCGCCACCCGTCCCAGCCCGGCGAACCCGCCCCGGTGGAACCGGCCTGGCATCTGGTGCTCGCATCCGCAGCGATCGCCGGTCCGGTGGCGGGCCTGGTGCTGGGCATCCTGTCGTGGCTGTCAGGCGGGCCGCTGGGCAGCGGCAGGATGGCGGAGATCGGGCCGGTGCCGTGGCAGGTCGGTTTCATCGCGACGGTGGTGGTCGGGGTGTCGGCGTGCATCGGCGCGGCGGCGGGACGGGCGTTCCGGGCGCCGGTCCATCACAAGTAG
- a CDS encoding cobalamin B12-binding domain-containing protein, giving the protein MEARIRVVVAKPGLDGHDRGAKVVARALRDAGMEVVYTGLHQTPEQIVETAVQEDADAIGLSVLSGAHMTLFRRVLELLAERDASDIVVFGGGIIPADDIAELEKLGVARIFTPGATTASIIEWVRANVAAPVS; this is encoded by the coding sequence ATGGAAGCACGGATCAGGGTCGTGGTGGCCAAGCCGGGCCTGGACGGGCACGACAGGGGCGCGAAGGTCGTGGCCCGTGCCCTGCGTGACGCCGGCATGGAGGTCGTCTACACCGGCCTGCACCAGACGCCCGAGCAGATCGTCGAGACCGCCGTCCAGGAGGACGCCGACGCGATCGGCCTGTCCGTCCTCTCCGGTGCGCACATGACGCTGTTCCGCCGGGTTCTGGAACTCCTGGCCGAACGTGACGCATCAGACATCGTGGTATTCGGCGGCGGCATCATTCCGGCCGACGACATTGCCGAACTGGAGAAGCTGGGTGTCGCCCGCATATTCACGCCGGGTGCCACGACCGCGTCCATCATCGAATGGGTACGCGCCAATGTCGCCGCACCCGTTTCGTGA
- the sucC gene encoding ADP-forming succinate--CoA ligase subunit beta yields the protein MDLFEYQGRDLFERHGLPVLGGGVAETPQEARAIAERLGGKVVVKAQVKVGGRGKAGGVKLADGADEAEARATDILGMDIKGHTVHKVMLAETADIQEEYYFSYLLDRANRTFLCIASVAGGMEIETVAEEQPDKVAKIAVDANEGVTEAKAREIVTAAQFPAEVSEQIVEIAQKLWQAFVAEDATLVEVNPLAKVGDGRVLLLDAKITLDENAGFRHPDHEALVDQSAVDPLEQAAKEKNLNYVKLDGEVGIIGNGAGLVMSTLDVVAYAGEAHGGVKPANFLDIGGGASAQVMANGLEIVLGDPSVKSVFVNVFGGITACDEVANGIIQALALLGERGEAVSKPLVVRLDGNNAEAGRAILDSANNPLVERVDTMDGAAERAAELAAAGK from the coding sequence GTGGACCTGTTCGAGTATCAGGGGCGCGACCTGTTCGAACGGCACGGGCTGCCCGTGCTGGGCGGCGGCGTCGCCGAGACCCCGCAGGAGGCGCGTGCGATCGCCGAGCGCCTGGGCGGCAAGGTCGTCGTCAAGGCGCAGGTGAAGGTCGGCGGCCGGGGCAAGGCCGGCGGCGTCAAGCTCGCCGACGGCGCCGACGAGGCCGAGGCCCGCGCGACCGACATCCTGGGCATGGACATCAAGGGTCACACGGTGCACAAGGTGATGCTCGCGGAGACCGCGGACATCCAGGAGGAGTACTACTTTTCCTACCTGCTGGACCGGGCCAACCGCACCTTCCTCTGCATCGCCAGCGTCGCCGGCGGCATGGAGATCGAGACGGTCGCCGAGGAGCAGCCGGACAAGGTCGCGAAGATCGCTGTCGACGCGAACGAGGGCGTCACCGAGGCCAAGGCCCGGGAGATCGTCACCGCGGCGCAGTTCCCGGCCGAGGTGTCCGAGCAGATCGTCGAGATCGCGCAGAAGCTGTGGCAGGCCTTCGTGGCCGAGGACGCCACGCTGGTCGAGGTCAACCCGCTCGCCAAGGTCGGCGACGGCCGGGTGCTGCTGCTCGACGCGAAGATCACCCTGGACGAGAACGCCGGCTTCCGTCACCCCGACCACGAGGCGCTGGTGGACCAGTCCGCGGTCGACCCGCTGGAGCAGGCCGCCAAGGAGAAGAACCTCAACTACGTCAAGCTCGACGGCGAGGTCGGCATCATCGGCAACGGCGCGGGCCTGGTCATGTCGACGCTCGACGTGGTCGCGTACGCCGGTGAGGCGCACGGCGGCGTCAAGCCGGCCAACTTCCTCGACATCGGCGGCGGCGCCAGCGCCCAGGTGATGGCGAACGGCCTCGAGATCGTGCTCGGCGACCCGTCGGTCAAGTCGGTGTTCGTCAACGTCTTCGGCGGCATCACCGCCTGCGACGAGGTCGCCAACGGCATCATCCAGGCCCTCGCCCTGCTCGGCGAGCGCGGGGAGGCCGTCTCCAAGCCGCTCGTGGTCCGCCTCGACGGCAACAACGCCGAGGCCGGCCGGGCGATCCTGGACTCGGCGAACAACCCGCTCGTCGAGCGGGTCGACACGATGGACGGTGCGGCCGAGCGTGCCGCCGAGCTCGCGGCTGCGGGGAAGTGA
- the purN gene encoding phosphoribosylglycinamide formyltransferase, whose amino-acid sequence MTDPAPARLVVLVSGSGSNLQALLDAAADPAYGAKVVAVGADRDGIAGLDRAAAAGVPTFVDSVKAYPTRDDWDAALTAHVAEYEPDLVISAGFLKLVGKQFLDAFGDRYVNTHNALLPAFPGIHGPRDALAYGVKIAGATLFFVDAGVDTGPIIAQVSVPVLDDDTEETLTERIKEAERRQLVEQVGRLVREGWTITDRKVTIP is encoded by the coding sequence GTGACAGACCCCGCGCCCGCCCGCCTGGTCGTCCTCGTCTCCGGCTCCGGCAGCAACCTGCAGGCCCTGCTCGACGCCGCCGCGGATCCCGCGTACGGCGCGAAGGTCGTCGCCGTCGGGGCGGACCGGGACGGCATCGCCGGCCTCGACCGTGCCGCCGCCGCTGGAGTTCCCACGTTCGTGGACTCCGTCAAGGCGTACCCGACGCGTGACGACTGGGACGCCGCCCTGACCGCGCACGTCGCCGAGTACGAGCCGGACCTGGTCATCTCGGCCGGGTTCCTCAAGCTTGTCGGCAAGCAGTTCCTCGACGCGTTCGGCGACCGGTACGTCAACACGCACAACGCGCTGCTGCCGGCGTTCCCGGGCATCCACGGCCCGCGTGACGCCCTCGCGTACGGGGTGAAGATCGCCGGCGCGACGCTGTTCTTCGTCGATGCCGGCGTCGACACCGGACCCATCATCGCCCAGGTCAGCGTCCCCGTGCTCGACGACGACACGGAGGAGACGCTGACCGAGCGGATCAAGGAGGCCGAGCGCCGGCAGCTCGTCGAGCAGGTCGGCCGGCTGGTCCGCGAGGGCTGGACCATCACGGACAGGAAGGTCACCATCCCATGA
- a CDS encoding M23 family metallopeptidase — translation MRQRLSSEPDRYRGRRRVPTPPRSRYAAVVTSAFVGAGVVALGAASQLPDAKAVSPTVLQNLEEASVAQDALADRSADDDRASRSEDRGVSTKVSEEEAAEQAWLLPLGDYEFTSAYGVRFGKLHAGIDLAAPEGTPYKAVHAGTVTSAGYAGGYGYAVTVKHDDGTEMIYAHSRRLFVKAGDKVKAGQVLGQVGNTGYSYGTHLHLEVHVNGAPTDPIVFLRNHGVDIKLKIESVLGTLAAS, via the coding sequence GTGCGTCAGCGCTTGTCGTCTGAGCCCGACCGCTATCGCGGCCGTCGTCGCGTCCCCACACCTCCGCGCAGCCGGTATGCGGCCGTCGTCACGTCGGCCTTCGTCGGCGCCGGAGTCGTGGCCCTCGGAGCCGCCTCGCAGCTCCCGGACGCCAAAGCAGTCAGCCCCACGGTCCTGCAGAACCTGGAAGAGGCCTCGGTCGCCCAGGACGCGCTCGCGGACCGCTCCGCGGACGACGACCGCGCGTCCCGCAGCGAGGACCGCGGCGTCAGCACCAAGGTCAGCGAGGAGGAGGCCGCCGAGCAGGCGTGGCTCCTGCCGCTCGGGGACTACGAGTTCACCTCGGCGTACGGCGTCCGCTTCGGCAAGCTGCACGCCGGCATCGACCTGGCGGCCCCGGAGGGCACCCCGTACAAGGCGGTCCACGCGGGCACGGTGACGTCGGCCGGCTACGCCGGGGGCTACGGCTACGCGGTCACCGTCAAGCACGACGACGGCACCGAGATGATCTACGCGCACTCCCGCCGCCTCTTCGTGAAGGCCGGCGACAAGGTCAAGGCGGGTCAGGTCCTCGGCCAGGTCGGCAACACGGGCTACTCGTACGGCACCCACCTCCACCTCGAGGTGCACGTCAACGGCGCCCCCACCGACCCGATCGTCTTCCTCCGCAACCACGGCGTCGACATCAAGCTCAAGATCGAGTCTGTGCTCGGCACGCTCGCCGCTTCCTGA
- a CDS encoding DUF4190 domain-containing protein, translated as MTPPPYYGQQPPPAAGNDKTTLWGVLGIVFAFCCWPLGIVFGVLSLLEARKVGKQPTLAYVTFGIIVLALIVNIILAATGALSNLTSP; from the coding sequence GTGACGCCACCGCCCTACTACGGACAGCAGCCGCCGCCCGCCGCGGGCAACGACAAGACGACGCTCTGGGGTGTCCTGGGCATCGTCTTCGCGTTCTGCTGCTGGCCGCTCGGCATCGTCTTCGGTGTGCTGAGCCTGCTCGAGGCCCGCAAGGTCGGCAAGCAGCCGACCCTGGCCTACGTGACCTTCGGCATCATCGTGCTGGCCCTGATCGTGAACATCATCCTGGCCGCGACCGGCGCGCTGTCGAACCTGACCTCGCCCTGA
- a CDS encoding M23 family metallopeptidase, which yields MSTGPSAAGTGATAGDPTAGDALSGLSFIPQLRKAKPLPQWVNPLPEGAVTSCFGQRWGRLHAGVDLAAPSGTPIHAAGAGIVVSAGAEQGYGNAVLIDHGNGYLTHYGHMSEITAKLGQRVRPGDEIGKEGSTGHSTGPHLHFEVHEGSYKNPIEPTAWMREHGVDIPGCTSS from the coding sequence GTGTCGACGGGACCGTCCGCCGCGGGCACCGGCGCGACGGCCGGCGACCCGACGGCCGGCGACGCGCTCTCCGGCCTGTCCTTCATCCCGCAGCTCCGTAAGGCCAAGCCGCTCCCGCAGTGGGTCAACCCGCTGCCCGAGGGCGCGGTGACCTCCTGCTTCGGCCAGCGCTGGGGCCGCCTGCACGCCGGCGTCGACCTCGCCGCGCCGAGCGGCACCCCGATCCACGCGGCCGGTGCGGGCATCGTGGTGTCGGCCGGCGCCGAACAGGGCTACGGAAACGCGGTGCTGATCGACCACGGGAACGGGTACCTCACGCACTACGGCCACATGTCGGAGATCACGGCGAAGCTGGGCCAGCGCGTACGGCCCGGCGACGAGATCGGCAAGGAGGGTTCGACGGGGCACTCGACGGGCCCGCACCTGCACTTCGAGGTGCACGAGGGCAGCTACAAGAACCCGATCGAGCCGACGGCCTGGATGCGCGAGCACGGCGTCGACATCCCCGGCTGCACGAGCTCCTAG